In Bordetella genomosp. 11, the sequence TGCTGGGCGTCCTTGACCAAAGGCTCGCCGGTCGCGACTGGGTCATCGGCGCCGACTACACCATCGCCGATATTTCGCTGCTCGGCTGGGTGCGTAACCTGATCGGCTTTTACGAAGCGCGCGAGCTTGTCGGCTTCGACCGCTTTGCGCATGTGCAGGCGTGGCTCGAGCGTGGCCTCGCGCGCCCTGCAGTGCAGCGCGGATTGAGGGTGACGGAGCACGTCGCCGAGCGGCGGGTTTGATACGGAATGCGGCGATACGTTTCCACGTGATTTCGGCACACCCGAAATATTGCGGTCTGCCTTCAAACGCATTCATAATCTTGCCAATTCCGGCGCCCCCGCCGGGATACCCGCCTATATGCGCGCGCAGGTGCGGCCGGTATCGGCCGCTCCGCCCGCGCCAAAATACGCTCTTCGCCACGACAACAGCCGGGTGCTCTGCTGTATCGAAATGGCCAGGAATTCCATCAGGCCCCGAGGGACCATGTCCATTTCAATGCTGATCCGCCGTACCGCACTGCTGTTTCTCGTCGCGCTCGTGTCCGCGTGCTCTTCCACAAAGACCAGCCCCGATGTTCCCAGCGGCAAGGCGGCTTCGTCGAGCCCGACCGTCACCACCAGCCAGGCAGCCGACTCATGCAGGTCCAACCGCAGCAAATGCATCTACAAGGGCCAGTACGAGGCGGGCGAGCGCGACTATGCCGAAAAAGAGGCGAAGCGCCTGAACATGGCCGAGCTGGAGCGGCTGCGCCGGGCCTTCGGTAATTGACGCGCCCGGCGGCGGCGTTCGAAGTATCTATGCCGCTGGCGCGATGCGGGCCTGGGCCGCGATGCCGTGCAGCTCGCTTTCGTCCAGGGTTTCCTTTTCCAGCAACAGCCTGGCGGTGCGTTCCAGGACGTCGCGCCGCTCTTCCAGCATTTTCACGGTGCGCGCGAACGCCGTTTCGATAATCTGGTGCACCGTCCGGTCGACCACCGCCGCGGTGGCCTCGGAATAATCGCGTTCCGTCGTGGACGAGGCCAGCTCATCCGGGACCAGGAAAGAGCGGCGGTCCCGTTCCAGCGAAACGTTGCCAATGGTTTCGGTCATCCCGTAGCGCATGGCCATTGCGCGCGCGATGTCGGTGACCTTGGCCAGATCGTCCGCCGCGCCGGTGGACAGGTGCCCGTAGACCACCCATTCGGCGGCGCGGCCCCCCAGCAGCACCGCCATCTTGTTTTCCAGTTCCTCGCGCGTCATCAGGAAGCGATCCTCCGTGGGGCGCTGGATGGTGTAGCCCAGCGCGCCGACGCCGCGCGGAATGATCGACACCTTGTGGACCGGATCCACGCCGGGCAGGGCCATGGCGATCAATGCATGGCCGGTCTCGTGGTAGGCCACGACTTCGCGCTCTTTCGGGTTGAGCAGCCGGTTGCGCTTTTCCAGGCCGGCGACGATACGTTCGATGGCGTTGTTGAAGTCCTCCATCGCCACGGCCGTGGCCTGCCGGCGGGTGGCCAGCAGCGCCGCTTCGTTGACGAGGTTGGCGAGGTCGGCGCCGGTAAAGCCGGGCGTCAGCGCCGCCACGCTTGCCGCGTCCACGTCCGGCGCCAGCGTGACTTTCTTCATGTGCACTTTCAGGATCTGGATGCGGCCCTGCTTGTCGGGCCGGTCCACCAGCACCTGGCGGTCGAAGCGGCCTGCGCGCAGCAGCGCCGGGTCCAGGATTTCGGGCCGGTTGGTGGCCGCCAGCAGGACCAGGCCGGTCGATGCATCGAAGCCGTCGAGTTCGACCAGCAACTGGTTCAGCGTCTGTTCCTTTTCGTCGTGGCCGCCCATGGGGCCGATCCCGCGCGCCCGGCCCAAGGCGTCGAGTTCGTCGATGAAGATGATGGCGGGGGCCTTGGCGCGGGCCTGCTCGAACAGGTCGCGCACCCGCGCCGCGCCGACACCCACGAACATCTCGACGAACTCCGAACCCGAGATCGAAAAGAACGGTACCTTGGCCTCGCCCGCCACGGCCCGCGCCAGCAGGGTCTTGCCGGTGCCGGGCGGTCCGACCAGCAGCACACCCTTGGGCATGCGGCCGCCCAGGCGCCCATATTCCTTGGGATTGCGCAGGAAATCGATGATCTCTTTGAGTTCTTCCTTGGCTTCATCGACGCCCGCGACGTCATCGAACGTGACGCGGGTATCGGTTTCGACATAGACCTTGGCCTTGCTTTTGCCTATCTGCATCAGCCCGCTGCCGATGCCGCCGCCCATCCGGCGCAGGATGAATATCCATACCCCGGCGAACAGCACCACCGGCAGCACCCACGACAGCAGGTCGCGCAGGAAAGTGCTTTCGATCTGGCCGGTGACCACCGCGCCATGCTCGCGCAGCTGGCGGGCGATGTCGGGCTGGACGCGGGTGGTGATGAAATGGGTACGGCCTTCCTGCGGCGTGGTGAAACGGCCCTGGATGTATTGGTCGGATACGGCGGCCTCGGCGATCTGGCCGGCGTCCAGGTAGGTCTCGAACTGGCTGTAGGGGATCTGCGCGACTTGCTGGGTGGCGGTGTAGAACGATTGAAACCAAAGCAAGGCGGCGATCGCCAGCAGCCAGTAGCCCAGGTGGAACTGCGTCTTCCGGTTGATTTTCATATCGGGTTCCCGGGACGGCCGCCACGGCCCCCGATCGGGGCCTTGCCGGCGGGTCGTGGGTTGCGCCGTTCGCGCGGCGTCAGCCCTTGACCGTGATGCGCTCGACGCGGGATTGCGCGCTTGCGCTCCTGGCCAGTGTAATGGCCGGCACGCCATTCTTGAAACTGGCTTCGACCTGGTCCCCGTCGATGCGATGGCCGGGATGCTGGCGCCGCCGGCCGCCCGATCGGCCCCCGCCTGCAGCCAGCGCCGCTCGGGGGAGGGCGGTTATGGACGGGGGGCGTCCAATCCCAGGAATTCCGCCGCGTTGTCGCACAGCCAGCGTTGGCGGATGTCCTCCGGCAGGGGCAAGGCGGCGAATTCATCCAGGGTGCGGGGCACCGGCATCATGGGGAAGGCGGTGCCGAAGATCATGCGGTGCTTCAGGATCGTCTTGCCGTACTGCAATAGCGGCTCGTAGCCGGAATGCGGCGTGGTCATCAGGCGCGGCCGGATGGCCAGGGTGCCTATCCACAGATTGGGATGGCGCCATGCCACGGCGATCAACTCGTTGACCCAGGGCCACCCCGGCGGCGAGGCGCATACGCGCAACTCCGGAAAGTCGCGCAGCACGCGGTCCAGCGCCTGCGGATGGCCATGGTACATCGACGCGTGGGTCGAAAAATTCG encodes:
- the ftsH gene encoding ATP-dependent zinc metalloprotease FtsH, which translates into the protein MKINRKTQFHLGYWLLAIAALLWFQSFYTATQQVAQIPYSQFETYLDAGQIAEAAVSDQYIQGRFTTPQEGRTHFITTRVQPDIARQLREHGAVVTGQIESTFLRDLLSWVLPVVLFAGVWIFILRRMGGGIGSGLMQIGKSKAKVYVETDTRVTFDDVAGVDEAKEELKEIIDFLRNPKEYGRLGGRMPKGVLLVGPPGTGKTLLARAVAGEAKVPFFSISGSEFVEMFVGVGAARVRDLFEQARAKAPAIIFIDELDALGRARGIGPMGGHDEKEQTLNQLLVELDGFDASTGLVLLAATNRPEILDPALLRAGRFDRQVLVDRPDKQGRIQILKVHMKKVTLAPDVDAASVAALTPGFTGADLANLVNEAALLATRRQATAVAMEDFNNAIERIVAGLEKRNRLLNPKEREVVAYHETGHALIAMALPGVDPVHKVSIIPRGVGALGYTIQRPTEDRFLMTREELENKMAVLLGGRAAEWVVYGHLSTGAADDLAKVTDIARAMAMRYGMTETIGNVSLERDRRSFLVPDELASSTTERDYSEATAAVVDRTVHQIIETAFARTVKMLEERRDVLERTARLLLEKETLDESELHGIAAQARIAPAA